From Peromyscus maniculatus bairdii isolate BWxNUB_F1_BW_parent chromosome 19, HU_Pman_BW_mat_3.1, whole genome shotgun sequence, the proteins below share one genomic window:
- the Cxxc1 gene encoding CXXC-type zinc finger protein 1 isoform X5, with translation MEGDGSDLEPPDAGEDSKSENGENAPIYCICRKPDINCFMIGCDNCNEWFHGDCIRITEKMAKAIREWYCRECREKDPKLEIRYRHKKSRERDGSERDGSEPRDEGGGRKRPASDPELQRRAGSGTGVGTVLARGSASPHKSSPQPLVATPSQHHQQQQQQQQQQQQQQQQQQQQQQQIKRSARMCGECEACRRTEDCGHCDFCRDMKKFGGPNKIRQKCRLRQCQLRARLSPVTPSEALPRPRRPPPTQQQPQPSQKLGRIREDEGTVLSSVAKELPEATATPEPLSDEDLALDPDLYQDFCAGAFDDHGLPWMSDAEESPFLDPALRKRAVKVKHVKRREKKSEKKKEERYKRHRQKQKHKDKWKHPERADPKDPASLPQCLGPGCVRAAQPASKYCSDDCGMKLAANRIYEILPQRIQQWQQSPCIAEEHGKKLLERIRREQQSARTRLQEMERRFHELEAIILRAKQQAVREDEENNENDSDDTDLQIFCVSCGHPINPRVALRHMERCYAKYESQTSFGSMYPTRIEGATRLFCDVYNPQSKTYCKRLQVLCPEHSRDPKVPADEVCGCPLVRDVFELTGDFCRLPKRQCNRHYCWEKLRRAEVDLERVRVWYKLDELFEQERNVRTAMTNRAGLLALMLHQTIQHDPLTTDLRSSADR, from the exons ATG GAAGGAGACGGATCAGACCTGGAACCTCCAGATGCCGGGGAGGACAGCAAGTCTGAGAATGGGGAGAACGCCCCCATCTACTGCATCTGCCGCAAGCCGGACATCAATTGCTTCATGAT TGGATGTGACAACTGCAATGAGTGGTTCCATGGGGACTGCATCCGGATCACGGAGAAGATGGCCAAGGCCATCCGGGAATGGTACTGTCGGGAGTGCCGAG AGAAGGACCCGAAGCTGGAGATTCGTTACCGGCACAAAAAGTCCCGGGAGCGGGATGGCAGTGAGCGGGACGGCAGTGAGCCCCGGGATGAGGGAGGAGGGCGCAAGAGGCCTGCTTCAGATCCAGAACTGCAGCGCCGGGCAGGGTCAGGGACAGGGGTTGGGACCGTGCTTGCTCGGGGCTCCGCTTCGCCCCACAAATCTTCTCCACAGCCTCTGGTGGCTACACCCAGCCAG CATcaccagcaacagcagcagcaacagcagcagcaacagcagcagcagcagcagcaacagcagcagcaacaacagatCAAACGGTCGGCCCGAATGTGCGGCGAGTGCGAGGCATGCCGGCGCACCGAAGACTGTGGCCACTGTGACTTCTGCCGCGACATGAAGAAGTTCGGGGGCCCCAACAAGATCCGGCAGAAGTGCCGGCTTCGCCAGTGCCAGCTGCGGGCACGG CTGTCGCCGGTGACGCCCTCAGAGGCCCTGCCAAGGCCCCGCCGGCCACCACCCACTCAACAGCAGCCACAGCCATCCCAGAAGCTGGGGCGTATCCGTGAAGATGAGGGGACAGTGTTGTCATCCGTGGCTAAGGAGCTACCGGAAGCTACAGCAACACCCGAACCGCTTTCAGATGAGGACCTAGCGCTGGACCCGGATCTGTACCAGGACTTCTGTGCTGGGGCCTTCGATGATCACGGCCTA CCCTGGATGAGCGACGCGGAAGAGTCCCCGTTCCTGGATCCGGCCCTGAGGAAACGGGCGGTGAAAGTGAAGCATGTGAAGCGACGAGAGAAGAAGTCTGAGAAGAAG AAGGAGGAGCGGTACAAACGGCATCGACAGAAGcagaaacacaaagacaaatgGAAACACCCAGAGAGGGCTGACCCCAAGGACCCTGCCTCCCTGCCGCAgtgcctggggcctggctgtgtgCGGGCCGCCCAGCCTGCCTCCAAGTACTGTTCCGATGACTGTGGCATGAAGCTGGCAGCCAA CCGGATCTACGAGATCCTCCCCCAGCGCATCCAGCAGTGGCAGCAAAGCCCCTGCATTGCCGAAGAGCACGGCAAGAAGCTCCTGGAACGCATCCGCCGTGAGCAGCAGAGCGCCCGCACCCGTCTCCAGGAAATGGAGCGCAGATTCCACGAGCTCGAGGCCATCATTCTGCGAGCTAAGCAGCAGGCTGTGCGTGAGGACGAGGAG AACAACGAGAATGACAGCGATGATACAGATCTGCAGATCTTCTGCGTCTCCTGCGGGCATCCCATCAACCCGCGCGTTGCCTTGCGCCACATGGAGCGTTGCTATGCCAAG TATGAGAGCCAGACATCCTTTGGGTCCATGTACCCCACACGCATTGAAGG GGCTACCCGGCTCTTCTGCGATGTGTACAATCCCCAGAGCAAAACGTACTGTAAGCGGCTGCAGGTGTTATGTCCTGAGCACTCACGGGACCCCAAA GTGCCAGCTGATGAGGTCTGCGGGTGTCCACTTGTGCGGGATGTCTTTGAGCTCACAGGTGACTTCTGCCGCCTGCCCAAGCGCCAGTGCAATCGCCATTATTGCTGGGAGAAGCTCCGGCGTGCAGAAGTGGACTTGGAGCGTGTTCGGGTG TGGTACAAGCTGGACGAGCTGTTTGAGCAGGAACGAAATGTTCGCACAGCCATGACCAACCGAGCAGGCTTACTCGCCCTGATGCTGCACCAGACCATCCAGCACGACCCACTCACCACCGATCTTCGATCCAGTGCCGACCGCTGA
- the Cxxc1 gene encoding CXXC-type zinc finger protein 1 isoform X3, which produces MEGDGSDLEPPDAGEDSKSENGENAPIYCICRKPDINCFMIGCDNCNEWFHGDCIRITEKMAKAIREWYCRECREKDPKLEIRYRHKKSRERDGSERDGSEPRDEGGGRKRPASDPELQRRAGSGTGVGTVLARGSASPHKSSPQPLVATPSQQQQQQQQQQQQQQQQQQQIKRSARMCGECEACRRTEDCGHCDFCRDMKKFGGPNKIRQKCRLRQCQLRARESYKYFPSSLSPVTPSEALPRPRRPPPTQQQPQPSQKLGRIREDEGTVLSSVAKELPEATATPEPLSDEDLALDPDLYQDFCAGAFDDHGLPWMSDAEESPFLDPALRKRAVKVKHVKRREKKSEKKVMERKEERYKRHRQKQKHKDKWKHPERADPKDPASLPQCLGPGCVRAAQPASKYCSDDCGMKLAANRIYEILPQRIQQWQQSPCIAEEHGKKLLERIRREQQSARTRLQEMERRFHELEAIILRAKQQAVREDEENNENDSDDTDLQIFCVSCGHPINPRVALRHMERCYAKYESQTSFGSMYPTRIEGATRLFCDVYNPQSKTYCKRLQVLCPEHSRDPKVPADEVCGCPLVRDVFELTGDFCRLPKRQCNRHYCWEKLRRAEVDLERVRVWYKLDELFEQERNVRTAMTNRAGLLALMLHQTIQHDPLTTDLRSSADR; this is translated from the exons ATG GAAGGAGACGGATCAGACCTGGAACCTCCAGATGCCGGGGAGGACAGCAAGTCTGAGAATGGGGAGAACGCCCCCATCTACTGCATCTGCCGCAAGCCGGACATCAATTGCTTCATGAT TGGATGTGACAACTGCAATGAGTGGTTCCATGGGGACTGCATCCGGATCACGGAGAAGATGGCCAAGGCCATCCGGGAATGGTACTGTCGGGAGTGCCGAG AGAAGGACCCGAAGCTGGAGATTCGTTACCGGCACAAAAAGTCCCGGGAGCGGGATGGCAGTGAGCGGGACGGCAGTGAGCCCCGGGATGAGGGAGGAGGGCGCAAGAGGCCTGCTTCAGATCCAGAACTGCAGCGCCGGGCAGGGTCAGGGACAGGGGTTGGGACCGTGCTTGCTCGGGGCTCCGCTTCGCCCCACAAATCTTCTCCACAGCCTCTGGTGGCTACACCCAGCCAG caacagcagcagcaacagcagcagcagcagcagcaacagcagcagcaacaacagatCAAACGGTCGGCCCGAATGTGCGGCGAGTGCGAGGCATGCCGGCGCACCGAAGACTGTGGCCACTGTGACTTCTGCCGCGACATGAAGAAGTTCGGGGGCCCCAACAAGATCCGGCAGAAGTGCCGGCTTCGCCAGTGCCAGCTGCGGGCACGG GAATCGTACAAGTACTTCCCTTCCTCG CTGTCGCCGGTGACGCCCTCAGAGGCCCTGCCAAGGCCCCGCCGGCCACCACCCACTCAACAGCAGCCACAGCCATCCCAGAAGCTGGGGCGTATCCGTGAAGATGAGGGGACAGTGTTGTCATCCGTGGCTAAGGAGCTACCGGAAGCTACAGCAACACCCGAACCGCTTTCAGATGAGGACCTAGCGCTGGACCCGGATCTGTACCAGGACTTCTGTGCTGGGGCCTTCGATGATCACGGCCTA CCCTGGATGAGCGACGCGGAAGAGTCCCCGTTCCTGGATCCGGCCCTGAGGAAACGGGCGGTGAAAGTGAAGCATGTGAAGCGACGAGAGAAGAAGTCTGAGAAGAAGGTGATGGAGAGG AAGGAGGAGCGGTACAAACGGCATCGACAGAAGcagaaacacaaagacaaatgGAAACACCCAGAGAGGGCTGACCCCAAGGACCCTGCCTCCCTGCCGCAgtgcctggggcctggctgtgtgCGGGCCGCCCAGCCTGCCTCCAAGTACTGTTCCGATGACTGTGGCATGAAGCTGGCAGCCAA CCGGATCTACGAGATCCTCCCCCAGCGCATCCAGCAGTGGCAGCAAAGCCCCTGCATTGCCGAAGAGCACGGCAAGAAGCTCCTGGAACGCATCCGCCGTGAGCAGCAGAGCGCCCGCACCCGTCTCCAGGAAATGGAGCGCAGATTCCACGAGCTCGAGGCCATCATTCTGCGAGCTAAGCAGCAGGCTGTGCGTGAGGACGAGGAG AACAACGAGAATGACAGCGATGATACAGATCTGCAGATCTTCTGCGTCTCCTGCGGGCATCCCATCAACCCGCGCGTTGCCTTGCGCCACATGGAGCGTTGCTATGCCAAG TATGAGAGCCAGACATCCTTTGGGTCCATGTACCCCACACGCATTGAAGG GGCTACCCGGCTCTTCTGCGATGTGTACAATCCCCAGAGCAAAACGTACTGTAAGCGGCTGCAGGTGTTATGTCCTGAGCACTCACGGGACCCCAAA GTGCCAGCTGATGAGGTCTGCGGGTGTCCACTTGTGCGGGATGTCTTTGAGCTCACAGGTGACTTCTGCCGCCTGCCCAAGCGCCAGTGCAATCGCCATTATTGCTGGGAGAAGCTCCGGCGTGCAGAAGTGGACTTGGAGCGTGTTCGGGTG TGGTACAAGCTGGACGAGCTGTTTGAGCAGGAACGAAATGTTCGCACAGCCATGACCAACCGAGCAGGCTTACTCGCCCTGATGCTGCACCAGACCATCCAGCACGACCCACTCACCACCGATCTTCGATCCAGTGCCGACCGCTGA
- the Cxxc1 gene encoding CXXC-type zinc finger protein 1 isoform X2 gives MEGDGSDLEPPDAGEDSKSENGENAPIYCICRKPDINCFMIGCDNCNEWFHGDCIRITEKMAKAIREWYCRECREKDPKLEIRYRHKKSRERDGSERDGSEPRDEGGGRKRPASDPELQRRAGSGTGVGTVLARGSASPHKSSPQPLVATPSQHHQQQQQQQQQQQQQQQQQQQQQQQIKRSARMCGECEACRRTEDCGHCDFCRDMKKFGGPNKIRQKCRLRQCQLRARESYKYFPSSLSPVTPSEALPRPRRPPPTQQQPQPSQKLGRIREDEGTVLSSVAKELPEATATPEPLSDEDLALDPDLYQDFCAGAFDDHGLPWMSDAEESPFLDPALRKRAVKVKHVKRREKKSEKKKEERYKRHRQKQKHKDKWKHPERADPKDPASLPQCLGPGCVRAAQPASKYCSDDCGMKLAANRIYEILPQRIQQWQQSPCIAEEHGKKLLERIRREQQSARTRLQEMERRFHELEAIILRAKQQAVREDEENNENDSDDTDLQIFCVSCGHPINPRVALRHMERCYAKYESQTSFGSMYPTRIEGATRLFCDVYNPQSKTYCKRLQVLCPEHSRDPKVPADEVCGCPLVRDVFELTGDFCRLPKRQCNRHYCWEKLRRAEVDLERVRVWYKLDELFEQERNVRTAMTNRAGLLALMLHQTIQHDPLTTDLRSSADR, from the exons ATG GAAGGAGACGGATCAGACCTGGAACCTCCAGATGCCGGGGAGGACAGCAAGTCTGAGAATGGGGAGAACGCCCCCATCTACTGCATCTGCCGCAAGCCGGACATCAATTGCTTCATGAT TGGATGTGACAACTGCAATGAGTGGTTCCATGGGGACTGCATCCGGATCACGGAGAAGATGGCCAAGGCCATCCGGGAATGGTACTGTCGGGAGTGCCGAG AGAAGGACCCGAAGCTGGAGATTCGTTACCGGCACAAAAAGTCCCGGGAGCGGGATGGCAGTGAGCGGGACGGCAGTGAGCCCCGGGATGAGGGAGGAGGGCGCAAGAGGCCTGCTTCAGATCCAGAACTGCAGCGCCGGGCAGGGTCAGGGACAGGGGTTGGGACCGTGCTTGCTCGGGGCTCCGCTTCGCCCCACAAATCTTCTCCACAGCCTCTGGTGGCTACACCCAGCCAG CATcaccagcaacagcagcagcaacagcagcagcaacagcagcagcagcagcagcaacagcagcagcaacaacagatCAAACGGTCGGCCCGAATGTGCGGCGAGTGCGAGGCATGCCGGCGCACCGAAGACTGTGGCCACTGTGACTTCTGCCGCGACATGAAGAAGTTCGGGGGCCCCAACAAGATCCGGCAGAAGTGCCGGCTTCGCCAGTGCCAGCTGCGGGCACGG GAATCGTACAAGTACTTCCCTTCCTCG CTGTCGCCGGTGACGCCCTCAGAGGCCCTGCCAAGGCCCCGCCGGCCACCACCCACTCAACAGCAGCCACAGCCATCCCAGAAGCTGGGGCGTATCCGTGAAGATGAGGGGACAGTGTTGTCATCCGTGGCTAAGGAGCTACCGGAAGCTACAGCAACACCCGAACCGCTTTCAGATGAGGACCTAGCGCTGGACCCGGATCTGTACCAGGACTTCTGTGCTGGGGCCTTCGATGATCACGGCCTA CCCTGGATGAGCGACGCGGAAGAGTCCCCGTTCCTGGATCCGGCCCTGAGGAAACGGGCGGTGAAAGTGAAGCATGTGAAGCGACGAGAGAAGAAGTCTGAGAAGAAG AAGGAGGAGCGGTACAAACGGCATCGACAGAAGcagaaacacaaagacaaatgGAAACACCCAGAGAGGGCTGACCCCAAGGACCCTGCCTCCCTGCCGCAgtgcctggggcctggctgtgtgCGGGCCGCCCAGCCTGCCTCCAAGTACTGTTCCGATGACTGTGGCATGAAGCTGGCAGCCAA CCGGATCTACGAGATCCTCCCCCAGCGCATCCAGCAGTGGCAGCAAAGCCCCTGCATTGCCGAAGAGCACGGCAAGAAGCTCCTGGAACGCATCCGCCGTGAGCAGCAGAGCGCCCGCACCCGTCTCCAGGAAATGGAGCGCAGATTCCACGAGCTCGAGGCCATCATTCTGCGAGCTAAGCAGCAGGCTGTGCGTGAGGACGAGGAG AACAACGAGAATGACAGCGATGATACAGATCTGCAGATCTTCTGCGTCTCCTGCGGGCATCCCATCAACCCGCGCGTTGCCTTGCGCCACATGGAGCGTTGCTATGCCAAG TATGAGAGCCAGACATCCTTTGGGTCCATGTACCCCACACGCATTGAAGG GGCTACCCGGCTCTTCTGCGATGTGTACAATCCCCAGAGCAAAACGTACTGTAAGCGGCTGCAGGTGTTATGTCCTGAGCACTCACGGGACCCCAAA GTGCCAGCTGATGAGGTCTGCGGGTGTCCACTTGTGCGGGATGTCTTTGAGCTCACAGGTGACTTCTGCCGCCTGCCCAAGCGCCAGTGCAATCGCCATTATTGCTGGGAGAAGCTCCGGCGTGCAGAAGTGGACTTGGAGCGTGTTCGGGTG TGGTACAAGCTGGACGAGCTGTTTGAGCAGGAACGAAATGTTCGCACAGCCATGACCAACCGAGCAGGCTTACTCGCCCTGATGCTGCACCAGACCATCCAGCACGACCCACTCACCACCGATCTTCGATCCAGTGCCGACCGCTGA
- the Cxxc1 gene encoding CXXC-type zinc finger protein 1 isoform X1: protein MEGDGSDLEPPDAGEDSKSENGENAPIYCICRKPDINCFMIGCDNCNEWFHGDCIRITEKMAKAIREWYCRECREKDPKLEIRYRHKKSRERDGSERDGSEPRDEGGGRKRPASDPELQRRAGSGTGVGTVLARGSASPHKSSPQPLVATPSQHHQQQQQQQQQQQQQQQQQQQQQQQIKRSARMCGECEACRRTEDCGHCDFCRDMKKFGGPNKIRQKCRLRQCQLRARESYKYFPSSLSPVTPSEALPRPRRPPPTQQQPQPSQKLGRIREDEGTVLSSVAKELPEATATPEPLSDEDLALDPDLYQDFCAGAFDDHGLPWMSDAEESPFLDPALRKRAVKVKHVKRREKKSEKKVMERKEERYKRHRQKQKHKDKWKHPERADPKDPASLPQCLGPGCVRAAQPASKYCSDDCGMKLAANRIYEILPQRIQQWQQSPCIAEEHGKKLLERIRREQQSARTRLQEMERRFHELEAIILRAKQQAVREDEENNENDSDDTDLQIFCVSCGHPINPRVALRHMERCYAKYESQTSFGSMYPTRIEGATRLFCDVYNPQSKTYCKRLQVLCPEHSRDPKVPADEVCGCPLVRDVFELTGDFCRLPKRQCNRHYCWEKLRRAEVDLERVRVWYKLDELFEQERNVRTAMTNRAGLLALMLHQTIQHDPLTTDLRSSADR, encoded by the exons ATG GAAGGAGACGGATCAGACCTGGAACCTCCAGATGCCGGGGAGGACAGCAAGTCTGAGAATGGGGAGAACGCCCCCATCTACTGCATCTGCCGCAAGCCGGACATCAATTGCTTCATGAT TGGATGTGACAACTGCAATGAGTGGTTCCATGGGGACTGCATCCGGATCACGGAGAAGATGGCCAAGGCCATCCGGGAATGGTACTGTCGGGAGTGCCGAG AGAAGGACCCGAAGCTGGAGATTCGTTACCGGCACAAAAAGTCCCGGGAGCGGGATGGCAGTGAGCGGGACGGCAGTGAGCCCCGGGATGAGGGAGGAGGGCGCAAGAGGCCTGCTTCAGATCCAGAACTGCAGCGCCGGGCAGGGTCAGGGACAGGGGTTGGGACCGTGCTTGCTCGGGGCTCCGCTTCGCCCCACAAATCTTCTCCACAGCCTCTGGTGGCTACACCCAGCCAG CATcaccagcaacagcagcagcaacagcagcagcaacagcagcagcagcagcagcaacagcagcagcaacaacagatCAAACGGTCGGCCCGAATGTGCGGCGAGTGCGAGGCATGCCGGCGCACCGAAGACTGTGGCCACTGTGACTTCTGCCGCGACATGAAGAAGTTCGGGGGCCCCAACAAGATCCGGCAGAAGTGCCGGCTTCGCCAGTGCCAGCTGCGGGCACGG GAATCGTACAAGTACTTCCCTTCCTCG CTGTCGCCGGTGACGCCCTCAGAGGCCCTGCCAAGGCCCCGCCGGCCACCACCCACTCAACAGCAGCCACAGCCATCCCAGAAGCTGGGGCGTATCCGTGAAGATGAGGGGACAGTGTTGTCATCCGTGGCTAAGGAGCTACCGGAAGCTACAGCAACACCCGAACCGCTTTCAGATGAGGACCTAGCGCTGGACCCGGATCTGTACCAGGACTTCTGTGCTGGGGCCTTCGATGATCACGGCCTA CCCTGGATGAGCGACGCGGAAGAGTCCCCGTTCCTGGATCCGGCCCTGAGGAAACGGGCGGTGAAAGTGAAGCATGTGAAGCGACGAGAGAAGAAGTCTGAGAAGAAGGTGATGGAGAGG AAGGAGGAGCGGTACAAACGGCATCGACAGAAGcagaaacacaaagacaaatgGAAACACCCAGAGAGGGCTGACCCCAAGGACCCTGCCTCCCTGCCGCAgtgcctggggcctggctgtgtgCGGGCCGCCCAGCCTGCCTCCAAGTACTGTTCCGATGACTGTGGCATGAAGCTGGCAGCCAA CCGGATCTACGAGATCCTCCCCCAGCGCATCCAGCAGTGGCAGCAAAGCCCCTGCATTGCCGAAGAGCACGGCAAGAAGCTCCTGGAACGCATCCGCCGTGAGCAGCAGAGCGCCCGCACCCGTCTCCAGGAAATGGAGCGCAGATTCCACGAGCTCGAGGCCATCATTCTGCGAGCTAAGCAGCAGGCTGTGCGTGAGGACGAGGAG AACAACGAGAATGACAGCGATGATACAGATCTGCAGATCTTCTGCGTCTCCTGCGGGCATCCCATCAACCCGCGCGTTGCCTTGCGCCACATGGAGCGTTGCTATGCCAAG TATGAGAGCCAGACATCCTTTGGGTCCATGTACCCCACACGCATTGAAGG GGCTACCCGGCTCTTCTGCGATGTGTACAATCCCCAGAGCAAAACGTACTGTAAGCGGCTGCAGGTGTTATGTCCTGAGCACTCACGGGACCCCAAA GTGCCAGCTGATGAGGTCTGCGGGTGTCCACTTGTGCGGGATGTCTTTGAGCTCACAGGTGACTTCTGCCGCCTGCCCAAGCGCCAGTGCAATCGCCATTATTGCTGGGAGAAGCTCCGGCGTGCAGAAGTGGACTTGGAGCGTGTTCGGGTG TGGTACAAGCTGGACGAGCTGTTTGAGCAGGAACGAAATGTTCGCACAGCCATGACCAACCGAGCAGGCTTACTCGCCCTGATGCTGCACCAGACCATCCAGCACGACCCACTCACCACCGATCTTCGATCCAGTGCCGACCGCTGA
- the Cxxc1 gene encoding CXXC-type zinc finger protein 1 isoform X4: protein MEGDGSDLEPPDAGEDSKSENGENAPIYCICRKPDINCFMIGCDNCNEWFHGDCIRITEKMAKAIREWYCRECREKDPKLEIRYRHKKSRERDGSERDGSEPRDEGGGRKRPASDPELQRRAGSGTGVGTVLARGSASPHKSSPQPLVATPSQHHQQQQQQQQQQQQQQQQQQQQQQQIKRSARMCGECEACRRTEDCGHCDFCRDMKKFGGPNKIRQKCRLRQCQLRARLSPVTPSEALPRPRRPPPTQQQPQPSQKLGRIREDEGTVLSSVAKELPEATATPEPLSDEDLALDPDLYQDFCAGAFDDHGLPWMSDAEESPFLDPALRKRAVKVKHVKRREKKSEKKVMERKEERYKRHRQKQKHKDKWKHPERADPKDPASLPQCLGPGCVRAAQPASKYCSDDCGMKLAANRIYEILPQRIQQWQQSPCIAEEHGKKLLERIRREQQSARTRLQEMERRFHELEAIILRAKQQAVREDEENNENDSDDTDLQIFCVSCGHPINPRVALRHMERCYAKYESQTSFGSMYPTRIEGATRLFCDVYNPQSKTYCKRLQVLCPEHSRDPKVPADEVCGCPLVRDVFELTGDFCRLPKRQCNRHYCWEKLRRAEVDLERVRVWYKLDELFEQERNVRTAMTNRAGLLALMLHQTIQHDPLTTDLRSSADR from the exons ATG GAAGGAGACGGATCAGACCTGGAACCTCCAGATGCCGGGGAGGACAGCAAGTCTGAGAATGGGGAGAACGCCCCCATCTACTGCATCTGCCGCAAGCCGGACATCAATTGCTTCATGAT TGGATGTGACAACTGCAATGAGTGGTTCCATGGGGACTGCATCCGGATCACGGAGAAGATGGCCAAGGCCATCCGGGAATGGTACTGTCGGGAGTGCCGAG AGAAGGACCCGAAGCTGGAGATTCGTTACCGGCACAAAAAGTCCCGGGAGCGGGATGGCAGTGAGCGGGACGGCAGTGAGCCCCGGGATGAGGGAGGAGGGCGCAAGAGGCCTGCTTCAGATCCAGAACTGCAGCGCCGGGCAGGGTCAGGGACAGGGGTTGGGACCGTGCTTGCTCGGGGCTCCGCTTCGCCCCACAAATCTTCTCCACAGCCTCTGGTGGCTACACCCAGCCAG CATcaccagcaacagcagcagcaacagcagcagcaacagcagcagcagcagcagcaacagcagcagcaacaacagatCAAACGGTCGGCCCGAATGTGCGGCGAGTGCGAGGCATGCCGGCGCACCGAAGACTGTGGCCACTGTGACTTCTGCCGCGACATGAAGAAGTTCGGGGGCCCCAACAAGATCCGGCAGAAGTGCCGGCTTCGCCAGTGCCAGCTGCGGGCACGG CTGTCGCCGGTGACGCCCTCAGAGGCCCTGCCAAGGCCCCGCCGGCCACCACCCACTCAACAGCAGCCACAGCCATCCCAGAAGCTGGGGCGTATCCGTGAAGATGAGGGGACAGTGTTGTCATCCGTGGCTAAGGAGCTACCGGAAGCTACAGCAACACCCGAACCGCTTTCAGATGAGGACCTAGCGCTGGACCCGGATCTGTACCAGGACTTCTGTGCTGGGGCCTTCGATGATCACGGCCTA CCCTGGATGAGCGACGCGGAAGAGTCCCCGTTCCTGGATCCGGCCCTGAGGAAACGGGCGGTGAAAGTGAAGCATGTGAAGCGACGAGAGAAGAAGTCTGAGAAGAAGGTGATGGAGAGG AAGGAGGAGCGGTACAAACGGCATCGACAGAAGcagaaacacaaagacaaatgGAAACACCCAGAGAGGGCTGACCCCAAGGACCCTGCCTCCCTGCCGCAgtgcctggggcctggctgtgtgCGGGCCGCCCAGCCTGCCTCCAAGTACTGTTCCGATGACTGTGGCATGAAGCTGGCAGCCAA CCGGATCTACGAGATCCTCCCCCAGCGCATCCAGCAGTGGCAGCAAAGCCCCTGCATTGCCGAAGAGCACGGCAAGAAGCTCCTGGAACGCATCCGCCGTGAGCAGCAGAGCGCCCGCACCCGTCTCCAGGAAATGGAGCGCAGATTCCACGAGCTCGAGGCCATCATTCTGCGAGCTAAGCAGCAGGCTGTGCGTGAGGACGAGGAG AACAACGAGAATGACAGCGATGATACAGATCTGCAGATCTTCTGCGTCTCCTGCGGGCATCCCATCAACCCGCGCGTTGCCTTGCGCCACATGGAGCGTTGCTATGCCAAG TATGAGAGCCAGACATCCTTTGGGTCCATGTACCCCACACGCATTGAAGG GGCTACCCGGCTCTTCTGCGATGTGTACAATCCCCAGAGCAAAACGTACTGTAAGCGGCTGCAGGTGTTATGTCCTGAGCACTCACGGGACCCCAAA GTGCCAGCTGATGAGGTCTGCGGGTGTCCACTTGTGCGGGATGTCTTTGAGCTCACAGGTGACTTCTGCCGCCTGCCCAAGCGCCAGTGCAATCGCCATTATTGCTGGGAGAAGCTCCGGCGTGCAGAAGTGGACTTGGAGCGTGTTCGGGTG TGGTACAAGCTGGACGAGCTGTTTGAGCAGGAACGAAATGTTCGCACAGCCATGACCAACCGAGCAGGCTTACTCGCCCTGATGCTGCACCAGACCATCCAGCACGACCCACTCACCACCGATCTTCGATCCAGTGCCGACCGCTGA